The DNA sequence aattttatagtaatattaagtatGTGTGATAACTTGGTCGTACTGTTACATCAGCAACGTAGGAAGtatgtatgaaattttttattaaagctttacATTTCATTTCAATAAAAGCATAGACAGCTTGcatttttttcacatttatGACCTTCCCATTGATATGATTGTAATTTATTGCATCTCCATTCAATCATTTACAATAGTTTCTTCGAGAACATTGTGTTGGTCACAAAGGGGACCGtgtcttttattaaatcgTCTCGAATGTTCGTTAACAAAGGTAAAGTTTCCAATTAAATTGTTGACTTgcaatttgaaataattatgtacTATTACAGGTAATGTATCAAATTATGTAGCGACCGGATTCTTGTTTCAGATGACGGTGAAAGATATATGATTTCATGTGACGGCACATATGTAATTTGCAAAGAAATGACTCTGTTATTACAAATACGTTTTTGTGATGTAACTAAGCAATAATTTCATTTAGATTCCAGTCTTGGACTAACGTTGAGAAGATTCAAGCTATCGACGCTCTCATAGGTCGCTGCACGGCAGGACACGTGCGCCACATGATGAAGGCTATAGAACCTCTTTTCCAACGGGATTTCATATCGCTTCTACCCAAAGAGTTGGCACTTACAGTGCTCGGTTACCTGTCGCCCAAGGATCTCTTACGGGCTGCACAAACCTGCCGCTATTGGAGGtaataatgttgtttttaGTTTTCGAAGTTATAACAAAGTCATGGTTCTTTTTGATCAACATAGTATAATAAGCctcaaataattattgaatttttactaagcctacctttttagtagctacattcggaacattttgctatgctaccacCACCATAGAAACTGTTCGCTTTTCCgcaataaaaactttagtaCTAAACAAAactatgtatttcttttttatttttccaattttactctccataaaaaccttcctGAGAGTTCAaggaagaataaaaaaaaatactcgaattggtccagcTGTCTTTgagttttgcgcttagcaacatatgGCAAAAAGGACTCAAAAGTCGCTACTTTggtatgaatattaattaaaaaatatttgaatcaaCAATGAATGCTGGCGGATTTGTCCTTAAAAACGTTATAATTTTTCACgtaaattcttaatttaaaaatgagtaTTTAATCTAAATGTATTACAGATTCCTCGCTGACGACAATCTACTGTGGAAGGAACAATGCCGTCGCATAGGCCtgacaacattaaaaaagcGTCTTCGCTCTATGCCCCGTTGCGCCAGTCCATGGAAAGCTGCCTACATGCGTCAGTCGCTTATTCAAGACAATTGGCTGTACAATAACGTAGATAACCCCATAGTGATGCGTGGACATGATGATCACGTGATAACTTGCCTACAGTTCTATGGAAATCGCATACTCAGTGGCAGCGATGATACAACACTCAAAGTATGGTCCGCCATTACAGGGAAGGTATGTCttgtttgtattatttgaTGGCTTTTATGACtgattaaattgtatttgctACTTTCAAAAGGATATTTTGCCTCGAGCATTGccttacttaatatttttaatacatacttttttatataaataagggTCTTTTAAAACTAGCTGATTCCCAAGAATtattgagattttttttatggtttaCGTCCCTTCGTCTCGCATAGAAAACATCTTACATCATACTTGTGGaaatgtgtttgttttttaattatttatgttgattgcaataattataactaCTTCACATTTAAACCATAGTAACAAGCTGTATGACAAGTGTATAtggaaatgttaatttaattgttaaatatcttaaagtcaaataatttaattggttcagtttttataaattaatagctATACCAGGTATGTGAAGAATAAAAtcctaaattaatttttttttcaaaaagagTGTGACTTGATTTAAtgcatagaaaaaaaaatttgttgtcttttttttaaatttgatttcgCTTATTGTGTCCACATATGATAGAGACAGCAccagtttattatatttatatgtaagtcTATGTTTTTAGTGTAACGTGTTTGtcctattataatatataatattttgtgacccaaataaaaaatatatgaaataatatttcagtgTCTGCGCACATTGGTCGGCCATTCCGGTGGTGTGTGGTCATCGCAGATGATCGGTGATCTTGTGATAAGCGGTTCCACTGATCGCACACTGCGTGTGTGGAATGCGAAGACCGGCCGTTGCCTCAAAGTGTTAGCTGGACATACTTCGACTGTACGGTGCATGCACTTGCATCAAAATAGGTACGAAAGCAATGCGATTAAGATTTTCTTATCAATTCATATGTTTAACtaatttatatcttaatatcTAGAGTGAGAACTTGCAAGTGTATTAAGAACTTTTGGTGgttatgaaatttataaaattagagtTATAATTGATTAACTTACTTATGTGAactttttcttaaattctaGTATATTGTTAATTGGTAAATGTTTGTggtcatttcttttttttttaaattgtattgcgCTGGCGTTACATTAGTGCTACATGCGAAAATCGTTATTTATCATTGAAGACTTCTTCGTTTTAAGCAAGCTCAAGCTTTTGCTATACCTATTAAATGACTGCTTCCCCGTTAACATCAGGGTACAAGCGAGTACGTTGTGACTGTTTTATTGTtgatgttatatatttatattattgttctcCCGAGAGTCGAACTTAAGACATATCGTGTCAAGTATTGCCTATTTATGACAGGCGTAAGATAAATGTCTAGTAGTCGTAGTAGTAAAGCAATAAATAGCTTTAAGcgctgtaattttttttgccaATTAATGTAAATGGCTGGTAAATTTATACAACCCATGAaatgattttctttttttaagtccCATTTGAGGTTTTATTATGTCCGATTTTCGCCGAGAATAGCACCCAGAACTTCCGAGTTTTAATACGTTAATAAACTACGGAGTTTAATACCAGCTGCTGCCTGCGACTTCTTGTAAAATGGTTTTTCCTGCAACATGCcgtgaataaaaatacaatgttttgcacttataatttttatatgaatatcgTATCTACTAGAGTGCATCTATCTTAtctttaagtttaatatcaaGTAGGATTGTAGACCATTTATGATAGGTATAAGAGACATGATTTTGTAAACACAATGCAGGCAAAATTCGATGTTTGGTTGAAACGTAAAATATTGCacgtataaattaatttctatataGTATCTCGAATGTGTGTTTATATCATATATTTGAACATTGTAATGTAAGTTAAATgattatttctacataattatttaaagtggtttttaatagattaaattttgcttgtcataaattaatttagattaaATTATGCTTGTCATAAAGTATATGCTGCGCGGGgtaatgacaattgacatattCCCTAAAACGCGAATGCAATGAAACCTTTTTGATTCCGTGAGCCGTTTTCTCGATTCGACtctgaatattatttcttagttTTTCGCTTGTCCACAGAGTGGTGTCAGGGTCGCGTGATGCAACTCTACGCGTATGGTCGATTAGCAAAGGCTGTTGTCTTCGCGTACTCGTTGGCCACTTAGCGGCGGTGCGTTGTGTCCAATATGACGGTAAAGTGGTCGTGTCGGGCGCATATGACTACTTCGTGAAAGTATGGAATCCAGAGACAGGGGAATGCTTGCACACATTGGCGGGACATACCAACAGGGTTTATAGCTTGCAGGTACGTacgtttatgtaaatatttatatctataaggGGTGTTTAATTAGTAGTGATAAAGATGctagatatatatatgttaacgtaaaattgtaaataccgttagattgtaatctatctcgcgcgattataaactgtcgaaagattgtgaactcaaggtactgcttacaatttaacgtattattattcggtagattataatctatcgaagtgaaatcgtcaaattgtgaaacggtacgcacctcgcgcgctgattggttgaacggtttttacaatttaacgttgACATATACatctagtattttttatatcctaCGTaagagaatataaaaaaatactagaagACATACCCAGATATTAgggatattttaaatagaagtcATTTATTTGTCAGAATGTGCTCTTAAGAATGGGTTAAATTTAAGTTCGCGCGATAGTAAAATATCACTGCTTGAACAACATTAGGGGTTACTAGAAAGAACTTCTAACGACGACGCACAGGACGCCTTTCATCGATAGCGACtcaataaaagatttaaaaagatATCCGCGTAGATCGTCGTGGCACTTATAGCAGCAGAAATAAAGATTTCTATAGGAAGTATCAATAACACACACATACAACCATTTGAGTATGAAAAAGTGTCATCGCGCTAGGTGCTCAGAATGCTCAGTTCTGCGCATATTCTGATTATCTGAGAATTTCATAAAGCTGTTTGGGTTTGTTACAATAAGATCTGGACTGATTTTTGGCTCGATTCTTAACTATGGACGAAATATGGCGTCACCATTACGAACTGGAAACGAAAAAATAGTACATGACTTGGAAGAAGCGTCATCGATCTCCGAAGAAATTATGGCGATTAAATCCACGGGTTAGTGGGCTTTTTTTCAGCGATTGCTAAGGAGTGGTATTGATCGAATAGCTTATTCATGGAGCCACTATTACTCgcaaaaaaattttgtttcacCAATATAACGCCCCTGCTAACAAGGTGTAAGGTACGATGGCGGCAATTCAACAAGCTGGTTTCAAATTGTTGTCCATCTTCATATAACCCAGCTCCTTATGATTTCTACCTATTTCCGCGGTTATAGTAACATCTCAGGGgcaataaatttgaaaacgGTACACGTTTCTTAAGGGATCAggaagaatatttatttttttactttatcttTGGAAAGATATAAACATAGTGTATAAATCTAAAAGTCGTCGTCGAAAAACAAAATGACATTTAAAAAGTAGATTGTTGAGTCATAATCGTTATCATTTCTTATTGAATACACCGTATACGTGTATTTGGTTTATTGGTTTTTATAGTCAAAAGATGGCGCTTTATTAGAGTaggacaagttgaaaatgctaagattataataaatgGGAATGTCGGTATACTATATATTGaccatatttaatttaagacaaTATTGCATACATTTAACTTTTGTTCCAAATATGTTTTtccttttttcaaaatttaaaagcacGACCTCACGCTAGAGTCTTAAAAGCTATTCagggttttttaaataaataaaatatctaaaacatCTCTCTAGGCATCCGTCCCGGCCCACAGCTCTTTGCAAATGTATCTCTCCAATTTCTTCTTCACTCTGGTCCTTCCAAATCCATTGTAGGTGCTTAATACAATCTTTTACTTCATGATTCTTTTATGTCTCctgttagttttgttattatcCCTATTAGGTATTTTTAGTCTTAGCTTACTCCTTTCCATTTTCCTTTGGCACATTGCTAGTTCATTTTCATCTTCTTTTCTTAGGGCAAGTTTGCTTTCCGTACGTATGGCATGGAAGTTTCGCTATGTTAAAGACTTTTACATGGTCGAATATAAAGAAGATATTGGGGTATTTAttacacttattttattaataatgtatcagAGGCGCTAccaccttttaggtctggtcttctgatttctgtatctgttcggTGATCATTCTAATAGGCACTGGTGATGaatcttctgtgcctgacacacaccgtcgactttttggggcATGCGGGTTTCCTCACGACTTTGCTTCACCGTACGTCACCGTACTGTTAAATCCATTTGTtgacagccggggatcgaacgtacgacaccagggatgagaatcgcacgttGAAACCACTAAGCAATCGCtgcagattttattaataataccataggggcctcatagcctagcggtcttattaagtggcagctaggtgaggggtaccgggtttgattcccggttcgagagcaagttttaatttaatttacatttgttctcggcctttgggagggttgtgcggtaccaggcgagtgcttaaaccgtacatggaggacacggtcgaatttttGAAAGACAAGtacgaattatataaaaaaaatccaatacttgacgctggctaatgcacaaatcgagccagagccataaaataataataccatagataatcattatataaataaagttacatatatttttaaattttaatatactattaaaaattacagttTGACGGTGTGCACGTAGTGAGTGGTTCTTTGGATACGTCGATCCGCGTATGGGACGTTGAGTCTGGTCAGCTGAAGCATACACTCACCGGCCATCAGTCCCTAACTTCAGGCATGGAACTTCACTCAAATATTCTCGTTTCGGGCAATGCTGACTCGACTGTTAAAGTGTGGGACATCACCACTGGACATTGTCTTCACACTTTAtcaggtatattttttttaatattccaaCTGGAGGAACCGACACATGTTATCCTCTACACGCGtcctaaattaaaacaaaaaactaattgtaaatctaaaccatttTCGAAACCACGTGAACACGTTACAGTCCATCCATTTAGAAGAAGCTTAACTACTTTAACACACCCAGTAGATGTATAAACAAGATACTACACAAActtaagtgttttgttttttatagctACGGTGATATTGTTAaaacctataaaaaaaattacttgagGTATCGGAACCTCATAGCGCATTTGTGCATTGgttttgttgataatttttaaacaaataatgtcTGGAATCAAACCCAGGTCATACCCGTACGCTATGATGTTAAACATTTCCATTGTTATAATTACGACTTTAAAGTTCACAATTATAACAatggaaatgtttaaaatttagtcTCTTATAACAAGGCTCTCTTTCTTTTTGTTCAAAATCCCTAAAAAATTGTGAATTcagcaataattttatttccctTGGTTTAAATCTGCCTGAAAATAAGGCTAATATTTTTCTAGTAGTATTCAAGAATTCTGGTTTTGACATTCACCGCTTTGACTACAATTTTACTTATGATGGAATGTCTatggaatattttaattatccaCGCCTTTCACTAGCGACGTGCTGCCTGCCTGCGCAAAATAAGTTGCCTCTATTATGGCAACTAATTTTCGCAATTAGTTTCTCAAACtatacctttaaaaaatactcttGGTCTGTACTCGTATATTGCGTATACAATTAATAAGAACAAAAAGTCTGATTGCCAAGCTCCGTTAAGATGGAAAGACaaacagattttattttaaacttaaaatttttaggACCAAACAAACATCAATCGGCTGTCACCTGCCTTCAATCCAGCAACCGTTTCGTGATAACATCGTCCGACGACGGGACCGTGAAGTTATGGGACGTGCGTACCGGTGAGTTTATAAGGAACCTAGTCGAACTCGGCTCTGGCGGTTCTGGTGGAGTTGTATGGCGTATTCGGGCTTCAGCGACTAAACTCATTTGTGCTGTCGGGTCCCGAAACGGCACCGAAGAAACCAAACTATTGGTCCTCGACTTTGACGTTCCTGGGGCTTGTAGGAAGTGTGATGAATAGCATAGACTAAATCGGCGCCTTATGCGCCGACATGCCAATCTCTATGCGCCCTGGCACTGTTAAACTGGCGTGGTAAAGAGAGGCATTAATTCTGTAATATGTgttgacagttgacaattgacaattgACCAAGCATTCGTGTGTCATAAGAATACTcattttatgataatattaCCGTACGCGGGATGGTTTTCACATGTTGCCTCCAACCACACCTAAAACgtaatgataaaatatgtaatttttcgataattaattattttgatttaattttatttatttttatgtatgtaaactgtttaaatgtgtttgttcaattaattaaactttagAAATGGCAATCTGCTTATACTTTGACATTGATTTCAATTTGATTTCTCTTCCGTGTAGGTGGttagaattttattacataatattattatatttatatttcatatattagttttttatgtgtttgtttaatcaattattagaaaattcaatCTGCTTATAATTTGAcattgattataatttaattttccttcTGTGTAAATgattagaattttaattaataatattattatttgtatttaatatttttaaattttaactgaCGATGTTCTGtatgaacaattaattattttttttgcaccAGGCCCTTTTTATTTAGGCTATAGATATGACCTTTTAATTTAacgttttatacattttattattatatcttctAAAAGGAGGATATCGATTCGATTTCATAGGCGATTTGGTGCAATGTTCACGAGCAAAATAACAAGTTCAAAAACACTTTCATACTTTTTGATCATTATGACTCTGTTACTGTATAGGAGGCAAATAATCTCGATTCAAGTCAAATTGAATTGTCTACCATTTTCGTGCAGTGCCTGATTAGCCATACAGTCTGGTATAAGCAACCAGTTCTTTGCTGTAATTTTACGATATTATGACCTTTAATCATTTAATACCAATATTATACCATTTATGTAAACTGTAGTTGTTAGATTTGATCTTGAATGATGATGGCTGCCATTATGTATTGCCAAATTATTGCACTAAACGGTATGCTTCATTATCCCAAAGAGTAAGCTGAAATCGGATTGTAGTAGGGTTTCTAATTTAGCCTCGATTCTgttataacataattatttaacattgacATTAGTTTCCTGACATTGTGAAGATGTTCTTGTTATAGGCTTAAGTTTCCATAAACAGTAGAAACCCCTACATGTTAGTTATAGTGTAGATAGTGGGCGGACTTCGGAGTGTGTGccattgtttgtttttaaaatttcctaTTTTAGAGTTTATCGTATTTTGCCCATTTGTACGTGTTTctcgatttttattttatttggacAAGATTATCTAAACAAGTATGAGAGATGTTATTGAGTGGTTATGCCTAAGTGGTAGTTGTAACTCAAATTATCACATGACCACTCCACAATTGTCTGATATAATAAATGGGCTAATCATCAtcacaaataattttagtatacaGTTTTAgaaaactatttcatttctATTA is a window from the Pieris napi chromosome Z, ilPieNapi1.2, whole genome shotgun sequence genome containing:
- the LOC125062307 gene encoding F-box/WD repeat-containing protein 7 isoform X1, which translates into the protein MEPSCSYSECDIFKGSKNSFEDNVEDKTDANNVKPAEIPTENNEDQQIEDIERDDFEEENRILKHCSNMVVDEDEASTAQYSRPVSSVDPDLLKIASAETIARLQHFMSEDFGLPGCGREANKVIGSKLKEMIQDKAGLFVQGTSMSKEDFMQKLINSGKPEKKDFPKGKLYKADLEENANDSNMEIDAVSGPSGRSNSNASSIASTSSDSKDFTVPSTSNAEKLLGLCDATKNGERSSQVSSYAYCDPDDDSDEDDVEETWCTCLSSPEDGEDDDEPEPEERFWRKRRYEPPPPQSAKRFRPDGTMVQYTGEWSNSNLGLQSLQHNINQASPELNQWLNRFQSWTNVEKIQAIDALIGRCTAGHVRHMMKAIEPLFQRDFISLLPKELALTVLGYLSPKDLLRAAQTCRYWRFLADDNLLWKEQCRRIGLTTLKKRLRSMPRCASPWKAAYMRQSLIQDNWLYNNVDNPIVMRGHDDHVITCLQFYGNRILSGSDDTTLKVWSAITGKCLRTLVGHSGGVWSSQMIGDLVISGSTDRTLRVWNAKTGRCLKVLAGHTSTVRCMHLHQNRVVSGSRDATLRVWSISKGCCLRVLVGHLAAVRCVQYDGKVVVSGAYDYFVKVWNPETGECLHTLAGHTNRVYSLQFDGVHVVSGSLDTSIRVWDVESGQLKHTLTGHQSLTSGMELHSNILVSGNADSTVKVWDITTGHCLHTLSGPNKHQSAVTCLQSSNRFVITSSDDGTVKLWDVRTGEFIRNLVELGSGGSGGVVWRIRASATKLICAVGSRNGTEETKLLVLDFDVPGACRKCDE
- the LOC125062307 gene encoding F-box/WD repeat-containing protein 7 isoform X2 gives rise to the protein MEPSCSYSECDIFKGSKNSFEDNVEDKTDANNVKPAEIPTENNEDQQIEDIERDDFEEENRILKHCSNMVVDEDEASTAQYSRPGTSMSKEDFMQKLINSGKPEKKDFPKGKLYKADLEENANDSNMEIDAVSGPSGRSNSNASSIASTSSDSKDFTVPSTSNAEKLLGLCDATKNGERSSQVSSYAYCDPDDDSDEDDVEETWCTCLSSPEDGEDDDEPEPEERFWRKRRYEPPPPQSAKRFRPDGTMVQYTGEWSNSNLGLQSLQHNINQASPELNQWLNRFQSWTNVEKIQAIDALIGRCTAGHVRHMMKAIEPLFQRDFISLLPKELALTVLGYLSPKDLLRAAQTCRYWRFLADDNLLWKEQCRRIGLTTLKKRLRSMPRCASPWKAAYMRQSLIQDNWLYNNVDNPIVMRGHDDHVITCLQFYGNRILSGSDDTTLKVWSAITGKCLRTLVGHSGGVWSSQMIGDLVISGSTDRTLRVWNAKTGRCLKVLAGHTSTVRCMHLHQNRVVSGSRDATLRVWSISKGCCLRVLVGHLAAVRCVQYDGKVVVSGAYDYFVKVWNPETGECLHTLAGHTNRVYSLQFDGVHVVSGSLDTSIRVWDVESGQLKHTLTGHQSLTSGMELHSNILVSGNADSTVKVWDITTGHCLHTLSGPNKHQSAVTCLQSSNRFVITSSDDGTVKLWDVRTGEFIRNLVELGSGGSGGVVWRIRASATKLICAVGSRNGTEETKLLVLDFDVPGACRKCDE